A DNA window from Pleurodeles waltl isolate 20211129_DDA chromosome 12, aPleWal1.hap1.20221129, whole genome shotgun sequence contains the following coding sequences:
- the S100A11 gene encoding protein S100-A11: protein MAQMCIDPPTEMERCMESLITTFQRYAGKEGDRSKMSFDEFERFMNTELKSFTKSQKNPRETLKKMMASLDGGVDGKKDNQIDFQEFLSLIGGMMIACHEAIMKAKP, encoded by the exons GCACAGATGTGTATAGATCCACCTACAGAAATGGAGCGCTGCATGGAATCCCTGATCACCACTTTTCAGCGCTACGCAGGAAAGGAAGGGGACCGCAGCAAAATGTCATTCGACGAGTTTGAACGTTTCATGAATACGGAGCTCAAgagcttcacaaag AGTCAGAAAAACCCAAGAGAGACACTGAAGAAAATGATGGCATCTTTGGACGGTGGTGTTGATGGGAAGAAAGATAATCAGATTGACTTCCAGGAGTTTTTGAGCTTGATTGGTGGCATGATGATTGCCTGCCACGAGGCTATAATGAAAGCAAAGCCGTGA